The DNA sequence GATATTTCCGCGGCCGATGCTGCGCGCTACACGGGCGCGATTGCCATCGACACCGAAACGCTTGGCCTCATCCCCCGCCGTGACCGTCTCTGCGTCGTGCAGCTTTCGCCGGGAGATGGCACCGCCGACGTCATCCGCATCGCCGCCGGCCAGAAAGAGGCGCCGAACCTCGTCGCCATGCTCGCCGATCCGGCTCGCCAGAAGATTTTCCACTTCGGCCGCTTCGATATCGCCGTGCTCTTCCATACGTTCGGGGTGACGACGACGCCGGTCTTCTGCACCAAGATCGCCTCGCGGCTGACCCGGACCTATACCGACCGCCATGGCCTCAAGGACAATCTCAAGGAGATGCTCGACGTCGACATTTCCAAGCAGCAGCAGTCGTCCGATTGGGCGGCGGACATCCTGTCGCCGGCGCAGCTCGAATATGCGGCTTCCGATGTGCTGCACCTGCATGCGCTGCGCGACAAGCTGACGGCACGCCTCATCCGCGACGGCCGCATGGAGCATGCCGACGCCTGCTTTGCCTTCCTGCCGACGCGCTCCAAGCTCGACCTCTTGGGCTGGGACGAGACGGATATCTTCGCGCACAGCTGAGCCATGATCGCAACGTCTGATGGCTTCAGGGCGTGAGGTAGAGGACGACGGCATAACGCGCCGCCTTGCCGATGGTGACGAACAGCAGGAACAGCGGCAGCTTCATGCGCAACAGGCCGGCTACCAGCGTCAGCGGGTCGCCGATGACGGGCAGCCACGAGAGCAGCAGCACCGGTTGCCCGTAGCGGGCAAATAGCGCCTCCGCCTTTTGCCGGTTGGCCGCCGAAACGGGAAACCAGCGCCGCCCTTCGAAGCGAATGAGGAAACGCCCCAGCGCAAAGTTGACGACGGCGCCGAGCACGTTGCCGAGCGTGGCCGCGACGAAGAGGGCAGGGCGGCTTGTTTCGCCGTGCAGGGCGGCAGCAACGATCGCAGCCTCCGACATGCCGAACAGCAGCGTCGCCGACAGGAATGCAGCGGAAAAAACGCCGGCAAGAATTCCGAAATCCAGGATCAGCTCCTGTCCGTATGGCCGAGATCGCGCTCCGGCTCGATGATATCGCGGATGCGCTGCTTCAATTCCTTGGGGCCGGGGAAGCCGCCATCGCGCTTGCGTTCCCAGACGAGTGCGTCATTCACACGAATTTCGAAATTGCCGCCGGTGCCGGGAATGAGCGCCACTTCGCCGAGCGACTGGCCGAAGGTCTGCAGCAGTTCCTGCGCCATCCAGCCGGCGCGCAGCAGCCAGTTGCACTGGGTGCAATAGAGGATGGTAATGCGTGGTTTCGGATCCATCGGCCTGGTCTCGGACGTGTGTCGGGGCGGCGACCATACCGGCGGCGCCGGGTGGAAACAACTGCGTTGCTCCGCCTCAGATGCTCACGCCGCGCTCACGTAATTGTCAACCAATTTAGTCATGTTTTTATCGACTGGCAGCTTGCTTTGAACGGTCGTCGCGGCGAGACAATGCGGCATTGCACAAATTGTCGCACCCCAACCGCCGGAGAGGCCCTTCATGACCGACGTCACTGTTTCCAGTTCCCGCCCGCGCGCCATTCTGCCGGCGCTGGAGAAGATTTATCTGTCGCTGGATACATCAGCCGAAACGTTGCTGCGCATTCTGGCCGGCGTCCTGCTTGCGGTCCACGGCTTCGGCAAGATCACCGATCCCTTCGGCGCGATCGGCATGGTCGAGGGCCTCGGCTTCTATCCCGGCGTCTTCTGGTCGCCGCTTCTTGCCGCCACCGAATTCTTCGGCGGTATCCTGATCGCGATCGGTCTGCTTACGCGCCCGGCCGCCTTTGCCGGCATGATCGTTCTTCTCGTCACCGTCTACTTCCACGGCATCGTTCAGGGCGAGGGCCTCTTCGGCGCAGAGAAGTCGATCCTGTGGGCGGCAATCCTGTTCTTCTTTGCCATCCGCGGTGCCAACAGCCAGTCGGTGGATGCCAAGCTCGGCAAGCAGTTCTGATTGATCGAACGATGATCAGGGAAACGGGGAGGCGGTGAAGACCGGCCTCCCCGTTTTCATTTGGCGGCACATGGTGCGCTTGCCGCCGGCCTGCTTTCAGGCGCTTTCCTTCGCCGTCACGCTGAATATGGTCATGCGATGCACCTTGCCCGACCGGTCTTGCCAGTCGATCGACTGGCCGACGGACAGGCCGATCAGCGCCGCGCCGACGGGCGTCAGCACCGAGATGCGTCCAGTCTCGATATCGGCCTCGCCGGGATAGACGAGTGTCACCTGCTTGGAAAAGCCGTTGTCCGCCTCGAAGGCAACGGTGGAACCCATCTGCACGCTGTCGGCAGGCAGGGCGCCCGGCGCGCCGATGCGGGCGCGATCGAGTTCGGAAAGCAGCGCTTCGGCCACGTCGGGCACGCGATCGAGCGCGGAGGAAGCCAGCGCCGTCAGCCGCTTGTGATCCTCGGCATTGATGATGATGGATGGAAGTTTCTTGCGGGATGCCGCCATGATGTGACCTGCCGTGTTCGGCCGTGGCGCCCACGGGCGCGCTCGGAATCGATAATCTGGGAATTCGGCGCTCGTTCAGCCGCGTTCAGAAATTTCTTCTGCGGACGCGAAAGGCTCCCCTTACCCGGAGAGCGCAAACATCCGGGCTGGGGTCAGGTTCCTGCGATCGGGCACACCCGGAAGCAGTGATAGGAAGAAATCGAAGACATCATGATGTCCCGAAGGTCGGAAAGTTTGACCGGGAAGTCAAGACCCGTGACGGAAGGGGTAAAGCGCAGGGCG is a window from the Ensifer adhaerens genome containing:
- a CDS encoding ribonuclease D, yielding MANAIRVHEGDISAADAARYTGAIAIDTETLGLIPRRDRLCVVQLSPGDGTADVIRIAAGQKEAPNLVAMLADPARQKIFHFGRFDIAVLFHTFGVTTTPVFCTKIASRLTRTYTDRHGLKDNLKEMLDVDISKQQQSSDWAADILSPAQLEYAASDVLHLHALRDKLTARLIRDGRMEHADACFAFLPTRSKLDLLGWDETDIFAHS
- the rnk gene encoding nucleoside diphosphate kinase regulator; this encodes MAASRKKLPSIIINAEDHKRLTALASSALDRVPDVAEALLSELDRARIGAPGALPADSVQMGSTVAFEADNGFSKQVTLVYPGEADIETGRISVLTPVGAALIGLSVGQSIDWQDRSGKVHRMTIFSVTAKESA
- a CDS encoding SelT/SelW/SelH family protein, translated to MDPKPRITILYCTQCNWLLRAGWMAQELLQTFGQSLGEVALIPGTGGNFEIRVNDALVWERKRDGGFPGPKELKQRIRDIIEPERDLGHTDRS
- a CDS encoding DoxX family protein, with amino-acid sequence MTDVTVSSSRPRAILPALEKIYLSLDTSAETLLRILAGVLLAVHGFGKITDPFGAIGMVEGLGFYPGVFWSPLLAATEFFGGILIAIGLLTRPAAFAGMIVLLVTVYFHGIVQGEGLFGAEKSILWAAILFFFAIRGANSQSVDAKLGKQF
- a CDS encoding YqaA family protein translates to MVAAALHGETSRPALFVAATLGNVLGAVVNFALGRFLIRFEGRRWFPVSAANRQKAEALFARYGQPVLLLSWLPVIGDPLTLVAGLLRMKLPLFLLFVTIGKAARYAVVLYLTP